Proteins found in one Arachis stenosperma cultivar V10309 chromosome 8, arast.V10309.gnm1.PFL2, whole genome shotgun sequence genomic segment:
- the LOC130946752 gene encoding protein STRICTOSIDINE SYNTHASE-LIKE 13: protein MEKRNLLIKDEPFIQHPFIVSLVLIVGFVVMDPFHLGPLGNHEFRPVKHDIAPYHQVMKNWPRDNLSRLGLYGKSEFKDQVYGPESLEFDNLGRGPYTGLADGRVVRWMGEELGWETFAVVTSNWTEKICLRGNDSTTAKQWKHEKTCGRPLGLRFDKGSGDLYIADAYYGLLVVGPNGGLATPLATHVDGEPILFANDLDIHNNGSIFFTDTSKRYNRVAHFFILLEGEATGRLLRYDPPTKTTHVVLDGLAFPNGVQFSKDQSFLLYTETTNCRLRRLWIDGPRSGRVEDVADLPGFPDNVRMNEKGQFWVAIDCCRTPAQEVLSHNPWLRNIYFRLPVRMSLLARAMGMKMYTVISLLDDNGRILEVLEDREGDVMKLVSEVKEVNGKLWIGTVAHNHIATLPYP from the exons ATGGAGAAGAGAAACCTACTCATCAAAGATGAACCCTTTATCCAACACCCTTTTATTGTTTCTCTTGTTCTGATTGTGGGATTTGTTGTGATGGACCCTTTTCATCTGGGTCCATTGGGGAATCATGAGTTCAGACCCGTGAAGCATGACATTGCACCATATCATCAAGTCATGAAAAATTGGCCTAGGGACAACTTAAGCAGGCTAGGACTTTATGGCAAATCAGAATTTAAGGACCAAGTCTATGGACCTGAATCACTCGAATTCGACAACTTGGGTCGCGGTCCTTACACCGGTTTAGCCGATGGCCGTGTGGTTCGATGGATGGGAGAGGAACTTGGTTGGGAAACATTTGCAGTTGTCACCTCCAATTG GACGGAGAAGATTTGCTTGAGAGGGAATGATTCAACAACTGCGAAGCAGTGGAAGCATGAGAAAACGTGTGGGCGTCCACTTGGTCTAAGATTTGACAAAGGGAGTGGAGATCTATATATAGCTGATGCATATTATGGTCTTCTTGTGGTTGGACCAAATGGTGGACTTGCTACACCTTTGGCAACTCATGTTGATGGAGAGCCTATTCTCTTTGCTAATGatcttgacattcataacaATGGTTCCATCTTCTTCACTGACACCAGCAAAAGATACAACAGAGT TGCGCACTTCTTTATATTGTTGGAAGGAGAAGCTACTGGTAGGCTTCTGAGATATGATCCTCCAACTAAAACAACTCATGTTGTCTTGGATGGCCTTGCTTTTCCTAATGGTGTGCAATTCTCTAAAGATCAATCTTTCCTCCTTTACACCGAAACCACCAATTGCAG GCTAAGGAGGCTTTGGATAGATGGTCCAAGAAGTGGGAGAGTGGAAGACGTAGCAGACCTGCCAGGTTTCCCAGACAACGTGAGAATGAACGAGAAAGGGCAGTTTTGGGTGGCAATAGACTGTTGTCGGACACCGGCACAAGAGGTTCTCAGTCACAACCCATGGCTCAGGAACATCTATTTCCGGTTGCCGGTTAGAATGAGCTTGCTCGCCAGAGCCATGGGAATGAAGATGTACACCGTCATCTCGCTTCTCGACGACAATGGACGCATCCTCGAAGTTCTTGAGGATCGAGAAGGTGACGTCATGAAGCTCGTCAGTGAAGTCAAAGAAGTCAACGGCAAGCTCTGGATAGGAACGGTCGCCCATAACCACATCGCCACCTTACCTTATCCCTGA